From a single Gimesia fumaroli genomic region:
- a CDS encoding ABC transporter ATP-binding protein, whose product MKLAAQVVDLTKFYDLGSVVVKALRGVSTDFPEGDFVAIMGSSGSGKSTLLNLLGALDRPTSGQYILGGRDVSTLNDDELSEMRNDMIGFIFQSFNLIAQYTVLENIEVPLLYRAGYPAIGREEREWCMELARMVGLGDRMDHRPFQLSGGQQQRVSIARALVNDPQIILADEPTGNLDSATEAEIMEILHNLNAEGRTIIMVTHEPSIAQQTKRQINMKDGLIETETVIEHPLSST is encoded by the coding sequence ATGAAGTTGGCGGCGCAAGTTGTTGACCTCACCAAATTCTATGATCTGGGTTCTGTTGTGGTCAAAGCATTACGGGGAGTCTCAACTGATTTTCCAGAGGGTGACTTTGTCGCCATTATGGGATCTTCCGGTAGCGGAAAGAGTACGCTCTTAAACCTTCTGGGAGCACTCGACCGTCCCACCAGTGGTCAGTATATTCTGGGCGGCCGCGATGTTTCGACTCTGAATGATGACGAACTTTCGGAAATGCGGAATGACATGATTGGGTTTATTTTCCAGTCATTCAATCTCATTGCCCAGTACACGGTACTCGAAAATATTGAGGTCCCTCTGCTCTACCGAGCCGGCTATCCCGCCATCGGCCGTGAAGAACGCGAATGGTGTATGGAACTGGCTCGCATGGTAGGTCTGGGAGACCGCATGGATCATCGCCCGTTCCAGCTTTCCGGTGGTCAGCAGCAACGTGTATCGATTGCACGGGCACTGGTGAATGATCCGCAAATCATCCTGGCAGACGAACCCACGGGGAACCTGGATTCCGCCACGGAAGCCGAAATTATGGAGATCCTTCACAATTTAAATGCAGAAGGACGTACAATAATTATGGTGACGCACGAACCCTCTATTGCCCAGCAGACCAAACGGCAAATTAATATGAAAGACGGCCTCATCGAAACAGAGACTGTCATAGAGCACCCTCTCTCTTCAACATAA